The Henckelia pumila isolate YLH828 chromosome 2, ASM3356847v2, whole genome shotgun sequence genome includes a window with the following:
- the LOC140885260 gene encoding uncharacterized protein, translating to MASSLGQYFLHIFTLLNLSSSSSPISRGANPPAPAPTVYEILLQHGLPGGLLPDSVTSYSLAADGRFEVSLRKPCYVQFEYLVYYEESITGKLNLGSISDLNGIQVQRFLFFWFDIDEIRVDLPPSDSIYFSVGFFTKTLHVDQFLTVRSCKDDAAALAWSPRRIQLMTGRMGNLPMLFN from the exons ATGGCTTCGAGTTTGGGACAGTACTTTCTCCACATTTTCACCCTCCTAAATCTCTCTTCTTCATCTTCTCCGATCTCACGAGGCGCAAACCCACCAGCTCCGGCGCCCACAGTGTACGAAATCCTCCTCCAACACGGCCTTCCCGGCGGGCTCTTGCCGGATTCCGTCACGAGTTACTCGCTCGCTGCGGACGGGAGATTTGAAGTGAGTCTGCGGAAACCCTGTTACGTGCAGTTCGAATACTTGGTTTATTACGAGGAAAGCATTACTGGGAAGCTCAATCTTGGTTCTATAAGTGATTTGAATGGGATTCAGGTGCAAAGGTTCCTCTTCTTCTGGTTCGACATCGACGAGATAAGAGTCGATCTTCCGCCTTCTGATAGCATATATTTCAGTGTTGGTTTCTTCACCAAGACGCTTCATGTGGATCAGTTCTTGACTGTTCGTTCTTGCAAAGACGACGCCGCGGCCCTGGCTTGGTCGCCGCGACGTATTCAG CTCATGACGGGTCGGATGGGCAATCTCCCGATGCTTTTTAATTGA